TTCATCAACGACGATCACGTGACGCTTGCGGCCAACCCGTACTACTGGGGGACTCAGCCCAAGTTGCGGCGGATTGTCATCCGGATCGTGCCCGACCAGAACACCCAGGTGAACCTGCTGCGGGCCGGCGATCTCAGCGTCCTCGAAGGCGTCCCGCCCGCGCGTCTCGACGAGGTGCGCCGGTTCCCCGGTGTGACGCTTCAACGGTACCTCTCGTCGGTGTACGCGCTCGTCCAGCTCGATGAGTACCAGTTTCTCCAAGACGTGAGGGTCCGCCAGGCACTCGACTTCGGGACCCCCAAGGCGTCGATCATCAAAAACATCATGCGCGGGCAGGCGGACCCTGCGGTGAGCGACATGGTGCCGAACGGGCCGTGGGCGAACCGGCGTCTCTCGCCACGATCCTACGACCCGGCCCGCGCGCGCGCTCTCCTGCGCGACGCGGGATTCGTGCCCGGCGCGGACGGCTACGTCGTGAAGAACGGCGTACGGTTGGACATCCCGCTGTGGACGGTGTCGTCGCGGCTTTACTTCGTGCAGGCGATGCAATTGATCGCACAGGCGTGGCGCGCCCTCGGCGTCTTCACCGAAACCCACGCCGTCAGTTCCGCCGCGCTGTTCGGCCAGAACGGGCCGCAGTGGAACGGGAAGGACGCGGCGCTGATTTTCTCGTGGGGGCAGGGCGTCTTCCCCGAGAATCGCATCAACTGGGCGTCGGCCTACATCCCCGCGGACGCCAACAGCCCCGGGGAGAACGCGGAACGGTATCGCAGCCCCGAGATGGACGGATTGCTTGATCAGGCCGATCGGGCCGTGAATCCGGCGCGGCGACGGGCGATCTACGCGCAGATCCAGACGCTCGAGTACCGGGACGTGCCGGTCGTCTTCTTATTCTGGTACGTTAACAACGACGCGGTCGCGGCGAACGTGTTCGGGTACACGGCCACGACGTTCGGCACCACGCTTCCGGAGATGTGGAGCACGCGATGATCGCCGCACCACGACACGGCGGGCGCGCGCGCGGCCGCTCCGAGGCGGGGTACCTCCCGCCGGCGGTCGCGCGGCGGTAGCGCAGCCTATGGCGACGTACGCGGCACGCCGCGTCGCGCAGGCGGTGGTGCTGCTCCTGCTCGTGTCCTGCGTCAGCTACGCGATCATGAACGTCGCGCCGGGCGGCCCGCTTGCGATATACCTCCACAACCCTCAAGTCACACCGGACCGGATCGTCGTCCTGCGGCACCAACTCGGCCTCGACCGTCCGTGGTACGAACGCTACCTCGCGTGGGTGGGGGCGCTGCTGCGGGGGCAGTGGGGCGACTCGTACTACACGGGACGGCCCGTGCTCACGATGATCGGCGAGCGCCTGCCGGCGACGCTGGCGCTGATGCTGAGTGCGTTCGCTCTGTCGATTGCGCTGGCCTTTCCGCTGGGTGTCTTCGCCGCCACGCACAAGTATTCGTGGGGCGATACCCTGCTGTCGTTCGGATCGTTTTTCGCGTGGGCGATGCCGACATTCTGGTTCGGGCTGATGCTGCAGCTTGTGTTTGCGGTGCGCTGGCGGCTCCTGCCCGTCGCTGGGATGCATGAGATCGGGGACACGTCGTCGCTCGACTTGCTGCGCCATCTCGTGATGCCCGCGATCGTGCTGGGCCTCGGCTCGATCGCCAGTTGGAGCCGGTATCTGCGCAGCAGCGTCCTGGAGGTGCTCTCGCAGGACTACGTACGCACGGCCCGCGCGAAGGGGCTGCCGCGCTGGCGGGTCCTGGACCGGCACGTCCTGCGCAACTCCCTGATCCCAATGGTGACGCTGATGGGCCTGGACCTGCACGCGCTGTTCAGCGGGGCCGTCATCACGGAGTCGATCTTCGGGTGGCCGGGAATGGG
The bacterium genome window above contains:
- a CDS encoding peptide ABC transporter substrate-binding protein → MLRALALLVACGMLACLPSRFAGAGPAPGTLVLVVSDNPDNLNPYLHSLLASQQIYRFVFDSLYRVNGQGVWEPALATHEQISADGLVWTYTLRPGVRWSDGRPFTSADVKYVWQLTVNKDVHVSYATGFDRIAAVDTPTPAAVVFHLKTPYAPFREQVVGAPIVPQHVFGGLSADQINHASFNQKPVGTGPFMVSEFINDDHVTLAANPYYWGTQPKLRRIVIRIVPDQNTQVNLLRAGDLSVLEGVPPARLDEVRRFPGVTLQRYLSSVYALVQLDEYQFLQDVRVRQALDFGTPKASIIKNIMRGQADPAVSDMVPNGPWANRRLSPRSYDPARARALLRDAGFVPGADGYVVKNGVRLDIPLWTVSSRLYFVQAMQLIAQAWRALGVFTETHAVSSAALFGQNGPQWNGKDAALIFSWGQGVFPENRINWASAYIPADANSPGENAERYRSPEMDGLLDQADRAVNPARRRAIYAQIQTLEYRDVPVVFLFWYVNNDAVAANVFGYTATTFGTTLPEMWSTR
- a CDS encoding ABC transporter permease; amino-acid sequence: MATYAARRVAQAVVLLLLVSCVSYAIMNVAPGGPLAIYLHNPQVTPDRIVVLRHQLGLDRPWYERYLAWVGALLRGQWGDSYYTGRPVLTMIGERLPATLALMLSAFALSIALAFPLGVFAATHKYSWGDTLLSFGSFFAWAMPTFWFGLMLQLVFAVRWRLLPVAGMHEIGDTSSLDLLRHLVMPAIVLGLGSIASWSRYLRSSVLEVLSQDYVRTARAKGLPRWRVLDRHVLRNSLIPMVTLMGLDLHALFSGAVITESIFGWPGMGRLFLEALNNRDYPVQMAGLLISAALLVAGNLLADLSYAVLDPRIRYV